A stretch of the Mycolicibacterium celeriflavum genome encodes the following:
- a CDS encoding response regulator, which yields MGTDGTPTVMVVDDHPIWRDAVARDLDEDGFTVVATADGVGAARRRALAVQPDVVVMDMRLADGDGAQATAEVLAVSPSSKILVLSASDERDDVLEAVKAGATGYLVKSASKQELGAAVRATAEGRAVFTPGLAGLVLGEYRRIAQTPGPETPSLTERETEILRYVAKGLTAKQIAARLSLSHRTVENHVQATFRKLQVANRVELARYAIEHGLDE from the coding sequence ATGGGAACTGACGGTACCCCGACGGTGATGGTCGTCGACGACCATCCCATCTGGCGCGACGCGGTGGCCCGCGACCTCGACGAGGACGGCTTCACCGTGGTCGCCACCGCCGACGGCGTCGGCGCCGCACGCCGTCGCGCCCTCGCGGTCCAGCCCGACGTCGTGGTGATGGACATGCGGCTCGCCGACGGCGACGGCGCGCAGGCGACCGCCGAGGTACTCGCCGTTTCGCCGTCGTCGAAGATTCTGGTGCTGTCGGCGTCCGACGAGCGAGACGACGTGCTCGAAGCCGTGAAGGCCGGTGCCACCGGCTATCTGGTGAAGAGCGCCTCCAAGCAGGAACTCGGCGCGGCGGTACGGGCCACTGCCGAAGGCCGGGCCGTCTTCACCCCGGGCCTCGCAGGGCTGGTGCTGGGGGAGTACCGGCGCATCGCGCAGACGCCGGGCCCGGAGACCCCGAGCCTGACCGAGCGCGAGACCGAGATACTGCGCTACGTGGCCAAAGGCTTGACCGCCAAGCAGATCGCGGCCCGGCTGTCGCTCAGTCACCGCACCGTCGAGAACCATGTGCAGGCCACATTCCGCAAGCTGCAGGTCGCCAACCGCGTCGAATTGGCCCGCTACGCGATAGAACACGGGCTAGACGAGTAG
- a CDS encoding branched-chain amino acid ABC transporter permease, translating to MSLSDKALAPGDALRRWWDGLSRVQKWGFGVLAFGLLALLPLFPPPFLNTPNISFGGTMAQFAMVAIIAIGLNVVVGQAGLLDLGYVGFYAVGAYTVALLTSPNSPWNKMGATGWFNEDWAWLACVPLAMAITALTGLILGTPTLRLRGDYLAIVTLGFGEIIRLLADNLSEVTNGPRGLNEVAYPRFGESERVPEGVFSSGNSAGDANYGTWWFWLGIVMMVGILLLVGNLERSRVGRAWIAIREDEDAAEVMGVNTFRFKLWAFVIGAAIGGLSGALYAGQVQFVAPPTFNIINSMLFLCAVVLGGQGNKLGVVVGAFIIVYLPNRLLGVEFLGINLGDLKYLFFGLALVVLMIFRPQGLFPARQQLLAYGRAARDLLRSPEKESAR from the coding sequence ATGAGTCTCTCTGACAAGGCCTTGGCGCCAGGCGATGCGTTGCGGCGTTGGTGGGACGGCCTTTCGCGTGTGCAGAAGTGGGGCTTCGGCGTGCTCGCCTTCGGTCTGCTCGCCTTGTTGCCGCTCTTCCCGCCGCCCTTCCTGAACACGCCGAACATCAGCTTCGGCGGGACCATGGCGCAATTCGCCATGGTCGCCATCATCGCGATCGGGCTCAACGTCGTGGTGGGCCAGGCCGGTCTGCTCGACCTCGGCTACGTCGGCTTCTACGCCGTGGGTGCGTACACCGTCGCGCTGCTGACCAGTCCCAATAGTCCGTGGAACAAGATGGGTGCGACGGGATGGTTCAACGAGGACTGGGCGTGGCTGGCCTGCGTGCCGCTGGCGATGGCCATCACCGCGCTGACCGGCCTCATCCTCGGAACGCCGACGCTGCGGCTCCGCGGCGACTACCTCGCGATCGTCACGCTGGGTTTCGGCGAGATCATCCGACTGTTGGCTGACAACCTCTCGGAGGTGACCAACGGCCCGCGCGGCCTCAACGAGGTCGCCTATCCGCGGTTCGGGGAGAGCGAACGCGTCCCCGAAGGCGTGTTCTCCAGCGGAAACTCCGCGGGCGACGCCAATTACGGCACGTGGTGGTTCTGGCTGGGCATCGTGATGATGGTCGGAATCCTGCTGTTGGTCGGCAACCTCGAACGCAGCCGCGTCGGACGCGCCTGGATCGCGATCCGGGAAGACGAGGACGCCGCGGAAGTCATGGGCGTCAACACCTTCCGGTTCAAGTTGTGGGCGTTCGTGATCGGCGCGGCGATCGGCGGACTGTCCGGCGCGCTGTACGCGGGCCAGGTGCAGTTCGTAGCGCCGCCGACGTTCAACATCATCAACTCGATGCTGTTCCTGTGTGCCGTGGTGCTCGGCGGGCAGGGAAACAAGCTCGGCGTGGTGGTGGGTGCGTTCATCATCGTCTACCTGCCGAACCGACTGCTCGGGGTGGAGTTCCTCGGTATCAACCTCGGCGACCTGAAGTACCTGTTCTTCGGGCTGGCGCTGGTGGTGCTGATGATCTTCCGACCGCAAGGCCTGTTCCCGGCCCGCCAACAACTGCTCGCCTACGGCAGGGCGGCAC
- a CDS encoding alpha/beta fold hydrolase: MNFWHVDEGSGEPVLLLHGYPQSASCWRHQIPALAQQYRVVAPDWPGFGRSGPPDTPPTYDNEVDRIDAIADTVGLDRFNLVAHDYGGFLGLGYTLRHPERVLRLALLNTRAHKTFRPWFYRYSRSQGWAAAHVPGLVRRLPLGRLHHAALRPYRALGCFDDPLEAEYLDWMDTAVGRRTFIEFFRNYHVPPIAELAAGLERITCPTAVIWGDRDRYIPFTTTRQLADRIPGATLTQLTGADHYVMEERPAEVTAAILELLARPCVVSGDGGISPA; the protein is encoded by the coding sequence ATGAACTTCTGGCACGTCGACGAGGGTTCCGGCGAACCGGTGCTACTGCTGCACGGCTATCCGCAGAGCGCCTCGTGTTGGCGGCATCAGATCCCCGCACTCGCGCAGCAGTACCGCGTGGTCGCGCCCGACTGGCCGGGATTCGGCCGTTCCGGCCCGCCGGACACGCCACCGACCTACGACAACGAGGTCGACCGCATCGACGCGATCGCCGACACGGTCGGTCTCGACCGGTTCAACCTCGTCGCGCACGACTACGGCGGGTTCCTTGGGCTGGGCTACACGTTGCGCCACCCCGAGCGCGTCCTGCGGTTGGCGTTGCTCAACACCAGGGCGCACAAGACCTTCCGGCCGTGGTTCTACCGCTACTCGCGCAGTCAAGGGTGGGCGGCCGCCCACGTCCCCGGGCTGGTCCGCCGGCTGCCGCTGGGCCGACTGCACCACGCGGCGTTGCGGCCGTATCGCGCGCTGGGCTGCTTCGACGACCCGCTGGAGGCCGAGTATCTGGACTGGATGGACACCGCGGTCGGCCGCCGGACATTCATCGAGTTCTTCCGCAACTACCACGTGCCGCCGATCGCCGAACTCGCGGCGGGCCTCGAACGGATCACCTGCCCCACCGCGGTGATCTGGGGCGACCGCGACCGCTACATTCCGTTCACCACCACCCGCCAGCTCGCGGACCGCATTCCCGGTGCCACCCTGACCCAGTTGACCGGCGCCGACCACTACGTCATGGAGGAGCGGCCTGCCGAGGTGACGGCGGCGATCTTGGAGCTGCTGGCCCGGCCGTGCGTCGTTTCCGGCGATGGGGGTATATCACCGGCGTGA
- a CDS encoding branched-chain amino acid ABC transporter permease, whose translation MPPECVDQYTCLAANISFNLDGLRDGFWQLTIDGLSWGAIYALVAVGYTLVYGVLKLINFAHSEVFMFGMFGAYFCLDMILGFTPSGNTYDKGIALTVLYLGIAMLFAMMVSGATAVGLEAVAYRPLRRRKAERLSFLITAIGMSFVLQEFVHFILPKILDGYGGSNAQQPIRLVSPETQFTVFGAAVSNITLIIVGGALVLALMTDITINRTKFGRGIRAVAQDPDTATLMGVSRERIIMMTFLIGGLLAGAAALLYTLKVPQGIIYSGGFLLGIKAFSAAVLGGIGNLRGALLGGLLLGIMENYGQAVFGTQWRDVVAFVLLVLVLFFRPTGILGESLGKARA comes from the coding sequence ATGCCCCCCGAGTGCGTCGACCAGTACACCTGTCTGGCCGCCAACATCAGCTTCAACCTGGACGGGTTGCGAGACGGCTTCTGGCAGTTGACGATCGACGGTCTGTCGTGGGGCGCCATCTACGCCCTGGTGGCGGTCGGGTACACGTTGGTCTACGGCGTACTGAAGTTGATCAACTTCGCCCACTCGGAAGTCTTCATGTTCGGCATGTTCGGCGCGTATTTCTGCCTCGACATGATCCTCGGGTTCACCCCGAGCGGTAACACCTACGACAAGGGCATCGCGCTGACGGTGCTGTATCTGGGTATCGCGATGCTGTTCGCGATGATGGTGTCCGGCGCCACCGCGGTCGGCCTGGAGGCGGTCGCATACCGACCGTTGCGCAGACGCAAGGCCGAACGACTGTCGTTTCTGATCACCGCGATCGGCATGTCGTTCGTGTTGCAGGAGTTCGTGCACTTCATCCTGCCGAAGATCCTCGACGGGTACGGCGGTTCCAATGCGCAGCAACCGATCAGACTCGTCTCGCCCGAAACCCAGTTCACGGTGTTCGGCGCCGCGGTCTCCAACATCACGCTCATCATCGTGGGCGGGGCGCTGGTACTCGCCCTGATGACGGACATCACCATCAACCGAACGAAGTTCGGACGCGGAATCCGGGCGGTGGCCCAGGATCCCGATACCGCGACGCTGATGGGCGTCTCCCGGGAACGCATCATCATGATGACGTTTCTGATCGGCGGGCTACTGGCCGGGGCGGCGGCGCTGCTGTACACGCTGAAGGTGCCGCAGGGCATCATCTACTCCGGCGGCTTCCTGCTCGGCATCAAGGCGTTCTCGGCCGCGGTGCTCGGCGGCATCGGCAACCTGCGCGGCGCGCTGCTGGGCGGGCTGTTGCTGGGCATCATGGAGAACTACGGGCAGGCGGTGTTCGGGACGCAGTGGCGTGACGTCGTGGCCTTCGTGTTGCTGGTTCTGGTCCTGTTCTTCCGGCCGACCGGAATACTCGGCGAGAGCCTCGGGAAGGCACGGGCATGA
- a CDS encoding TetR/AcrR family transcriptional regulator, giving the protein MTRATARRRGRPRAYDPEVALRRARETFWRAGYAGTSLDDLAAAMGMNRPSIYAAFGDKRALYRRAAADYAETSRAWLSAALARPLPLREALGAVYRYARDFYLSGDAGPRGCFLIGTALTEATGDAHARTTVEETMAAFTDTFAERFERAGRDGELSPHAPDALAQIATATLNALSVRARSGAGRPELDALIDAAIAVICGPADQPD; this is encoded by the coding sequence GTGACCAGAGCAACGGCCCGTCGCCGCGGCCGGCCCCGCGCCTACGATCCCGAGGTCGCATTGCGCCGGGCGCGCGAGACGTTCTGGCGCGCCGGATATGCGGGCACGTCGCTGGACGATCTGGCGGCGGCCATGGGCATGAACCGGCCGAGCATCTACGCCGCGTTCGGTGACAAGCGGGCGCTATACCGGCGCGCTGCCGCCGATTACGCCGAGACCAGCCGGGCCTGGCTGTCAGCGGCCCTGGCCCGGCCGCTGCCGTTGCGCGAGGCGCTCGGGGCGGTCTATCGCTACGCCCGAGATTTCTACCTGTCCGGAGACGCCGGGCCGCGCGGCTGCTTTCTGATCGGTACGGCGCTCACCGAAGCGACGGGCGACGCACACGCGCGCACGACCGTCGAGGAGACGATGGCGGCGTTCACCGACACGTTCGCCGAACGGTTCGAACGCGCCGGCCGCGACGGCGAGCTTTCGCCGCACGCGCCCGACGCGCTCGCACAGATCGCGACGGCGACGCTCAACGCGCTGTCGGTCCGGGCCAGGTCTGGCGCCGGCAGGCCCGAGTTGGACGCGCTGATCGATGCAGCAATCGCGGTGATCTGCGGGCCGGCTGACCAGCCCGACTAG
- a CDS encoding adenylate/guanylate cyclase domain-containing protein, with translation MRLRPVCVPEVALESRMPARVRHHAESATRHRRVLDVTAMISAAISAFFGLQGLLVGLEVWWIPVINLVSAAAFALIPLMCRFGELVAPLVFFAVAYTTITVQCIQLGTGSGLQFYFVVAAAIMVLVLGIDHILLASTLSAVGAVTVILLEFLVPDDTGIQPPWAFTTSFILTVVTAWILVIATLWYALREIRRARLAMEAEYERSERLLANILPAPIAQRLKDPTRAVIADKYDDASILFADIAGYTKRASDTTPSDLVRFLDRLYTDLDALVDRHGLEKVKTSGDSYMVVSGVPQPRPDHLEALACLALDMADAVADLRDPHGREVPLRIGLAAGPVVAGVVGARKFFYDVWGDAVNVASRMETTDVEGRIQVPHDVYERLRSTFVLEPRGEVDVKGKGVMRTWYLVGRRDDSAVREAVELEPLSRQRAQSA, from the coding sequence ATGAGACTGCGGCCGGTCTGTGTGCCGGAAGTCGCGCTGGAGAGCCGAATGCCGGCCCGCGTCCGCCACCACGCCGAGAGCGCCACACGTCACCGCCGCGTGCTCGACGTGACCGCGATGATCAGCGCGGCGATCAGCGCGTTCTTCGGGCTGCAGGGGCTGCTCGTCGGCCTCGAGGTGTGGTGGATCCCGGTGATCAACCTCGTCAGCGCAGCAGCCTTCGCGTTGATCCCGCTGATGTGCCGGTTCGGGGAACTTGTTGCGCCGCTGGTGTTCTTCGCGGTCGCCTACACGACGATCACCGTCCAGTGCATTCAGCTGGGCACCGGCTCGGGGCTGCAGTTCTATTTCGTCGTCGCGGCCGCGATCATGGTGCTGGTACTGGGTATCGACCACATCCTGCTGGCGTCGACGCTGTCGGCGGTGGGCGCGGTGACGGTGATCCTGCTGGAGTTCCTCGTCCCCGATGACACCGGGATCCAACCGCCGTGGGCGTTCACGACCTCGTTCATCCTCACCGTGGTCACTGCGTGGATCCTCGTCATCGCCACGCTGTGGTACGCCCTTCGTGAGATACGCCGGGCCCGGCTGGCGATGGAGGCCGAGTACGAACGCTCCGAGCGGCTGCTGGCCAATATCCTGCCCGCCCCGATAGCCCAGCGGCTGAAGGATCCGACCCGCGCCGTGATCGCCGACAAGTACGACGACGCGTCGATCCTGTTCGCCGACATCGCCGGCTACACCAAGCGGGCCAGCGACACCACGCCCAGCGATCTGGTGCGCTTCCTGGACCGGCTCTACACCGACCTCGACGCGCTGGTCGACCGGCACGGTCTGGAGAAGGTCAAGACCAGCGGCGACTCCTACATGGTGGTCAGCGGCGTGCCGCAACCGCGACCGGATCACCTCGAGGCGCTGGCCTGTCTTGCGCTGGACATGGCTGACGCGGTCGCCGACCTGCGCGACCCGCACGGCCGCGAGGTGCCGTTGCGGATCGGGCTGGCCGCGGGGCCGGTGGTCGCCGGTGTCGTCGGCGCGCGCAAGTTCTTCTACGACGTGTGGGGCGACGCTGTCAACGTCGCATCGCGAATGGAGACCACCGACGTCGAAGGCCGCATCCAGGTGCCCCACGACGTCTACGAACGGCTGAGAAGCACGTTCGTCCTCGAACCGCGCGGCGAGGTCGACGTCAAGGGCAAGGGCGTCATGAGGACCTGGTACCTCGTCGGGCGGCGCGACGATTCAGCGGTGCGCGAAGCGGTGGAACTGGAACCGCTCAGTCGTCAGAGAGCTCAGTCGGCTTGA
- a CDS encoding SRPBCC family protein, with translation MTVTRDIHASRQQVWDVMADGWTYSQWVVGNSRMRAVDANWPAPGSQIRHSIGVWPLLLDDVTVVEKSVPLEELVLHAKGRPFGGARIVLRLSDIADGCRVEMQEFPVSGPAALMPNRLSDIAVYPRNRETLWRLGALAERLKPTELSDD, from the coding sequence GTGACCGTGACTAGAGACATCCACGCCTCCCGGCAGCAGGTGTGGGACGTGATGGCCGACGGATGGACTTACTCGCAATGGGTCGTCGGCAACAGCCGGATGCGCGCTGTCGACGCGAACTGGCCGGCGCCCGGCTCGCAGATACGCCACTCGATCGGCGTGTGGCCGCTGCTGCTCGACGATGTGACCGTGGTCGAGAAGAGCGTGCCACTGGAGGAGCTGGTGCTGCACGCGAAGGGCCGCCCGTTCGGCGGAGCCCGAATAGTGTTGCGGCTGAGCGATATTGCCGACGGTTGCCGGGTCGAGATGCAGGAGTTCCCCGTCAGCGGACCCGCCGCGCTGATGCCCAACCGGTTGTCCGACATCGCCGTCTATCCCCGGAACCGGGAAACCTTGTGGCGGCTCGGCGCGCTGGCCGAGCGGCTCAAGCCGACTGAGCTCTCTGACGACTGA
- a CDS encoding Dps family protein, which yields MNTTRRLETEVQGFHASPELSANLQRVLVDLIELHLQGKQAHWNVVGTNFRDLHLQLDELVEFAREASDTVAERMRALDAVPDGRSDAVTAGTTLPQFPAYEVSTQEAVDLITGRIYATVATIRAVHDSVDAEDPSTADILHQLIDGLEKLAWLIKSENRKV from the coding sequence ATGAACACCACACGTCGTCTAGAAACAGAAGTCCAGGGCTTCCACGCGTCGCCCGAACTCAGCGCCAACCTGCAGCGGGTCCTGGTCGACCTGATCGAGCTGCACCTGCAGGGCAAGCAGGCGCACTGGAACGTCGTCGGCACCAACTTCCGCGACCTGCATCTACAGCTCGACGAACTCGTCGAGTTCGCCCGGGAGGCCAGCGACACGGTCGCCGAACGGATGCGCGCACTCGACGCCGTACCCGACGGTCGGTCGGACGCCGTCACCGCCGGCACCACGCTGCCGCAGTTCCCGGCGTACGAAGTGAGTACGCAGGAGGCGGTCGACCTGATCACGGGCCGGATCTACGCCACGGTCGCGACCATACGAGCGGTGCACGACTCGGTCGACGCCGAGGACCCCAGTACCGCTGACATCCTGCATCAGCTGATCGACGGCCTGGAGAAGCTGGCCTGGCTGATCAAGTCGGAGAACCGCAAGGTCTAG
- a CDS encoding ANTAR domain-containing response regulator has product MASPSGSATDAVKARRVVVAEDEALIRMDLAEMLREEGYEIVGEAGDGQEAVDLAESLKPDLVIMDVKMPRRDGIDAASEIAGKRIAPIVILTAFSQRELVERARDAGAMAYLVKPFTITDLIPAIEVAVSRFGEIAALEQEVASLSDRLETRKLVERAKGLLQAKQGMTEPEAFKWIQRAAMDRRTTMKRVAEVVLETLDTPGDAPESG; this is encoded by the coding sequence ATGGCATCCCCTTCTGGGTCAGCGACCGACGCCGTGAAAGCACGCCGCGTTGTCGTCGCCGAAGACGAAGCGCTCATCCGGATGGACCTGGCCGAGATGCTCCGCGAGGAGGGCTACGAGATCGTCGGTGAGGCCGGCGACGGGCAGGAGGCGGTCGATCTCGCCGAGAGCCTGAAACCCGACCTCGTGATCATGGACGTCAAGATGCCGCGTCGCGACGGCATCGACGCGGCATCGGAGATCGCCGGCAAGCGCATCGCGCCGATCGTCATCCTGACCGCTTTCAGCCAACGCGAGCTGGTGGAGCGAGCCAGGGATGCAGGCGCGATGGCCTACCTCGTCAAACCGTTCACCATCACCGATCTCATCCCGGCCATCGAGGTGGCGGTGAGCCGGTTCGGTGAGATCGCCGCCCTCGAACAAGAAGTGGCGAGCCTCTCCGACCGGTTGGAGACCCGCAAGCTGGTCGAGCGCGCCAAGGGTTTGCTGCAGGCCAAGCAGGGCATGACCGAGCCCGAGGCGTTCAAGTGGATTCAGCGGGCCGCGATGGACCGCCGCACCACGATGAAACGAGTCGCCGAGGTGGTGCTCGAAACCCTCGACACGCCCGGCGATGCACCGGAGTCAGGCTAA
- a CDS encoding branched-chain amino acid ABC transporter substrate-binding protein: MRGRGARKAIAISSAGLVVLGSAMTLAACQQSEPNEGGTARTDLKIVEQVPIDEKGAEITPPDAAAAADPAGDGKAQCPPVSIAMAGALNGPDAALGINIKNGIQLAVDQHNAANPGCKVQLKTFDTEGDPQKASQTAPQIINDASIIGLIGPAFSGETMATGDVYNQAGLVAATASATNVTLSQKGWRTFFRGLGNDGQQGQAVGNYLKNTLGQKKVCVVDDSTDYGLGLATVVRNTLGPVADPACNISVKKGDKDFSAAVTQIKGASPDSVFFSGYYAEAAPFAQQLKDGGYTGTFVSADGTKDPEFVKQAGDAAEGAILSCPCTPAPAEFAEEYKKAFNADPGTYSVEGYDLGTVMLKGIDSGKTTRADLLEFVRTYNGQGIGRKYQWDPNGELTSTLIWIFKVQ; the protein is encoded by the coding sequence GTGCGCGGTCGCGGAGCACGGAAAGCAATTGCTATCAGCAGCGCTGGTTTGGTCGTGCTCGGCAGCGCAATGACTTTGGCAGCCTGCCAACAATCCGAGCCGAACGAGGGCGGTACGGCGCGGACCGACCTGAAAATCGTCGAGCAGGTTCCGATCGACGAGAAGGGCGCGGAGATCACACCGCCGGACGCTGCTGCGGCGGCCGACCCGGCCGGCGACGGCAAGGCGCAGTGCCCACCCGTGTCGATCGCGATGGCGGGCGCGCTCAACGGCCCTGACGCCGCACTGGGCATCAACATCAAGAACGGCATCCAGTTGGCGGTCGACCAGCACAACGCCGCAAATCCGGGCTGCAAGGTGCAGTTGAAGACCTTCGACACCGAGGGTGATCCGCAGAAGGCCAGCCAGACCGCACCGCAGATCATCAACGACGCGTCGATCATCGGCCTGATCGGTCCGGCATTCTCGGGTGAAACCATGGCCACCGGAGACGTCTACAACCAGGCGGGTCTGGTTGCCGCCACCGCGTCGGCCACCAACGTCACGCTGTCGCAGAAGGGGTGGAGGACGTTCTTCCGGGGCCTCGGGAATGACGGACAGCAGGGCCAAGCGGTCGGAAACTACCTGAAGAACACGCTGGGCCAGAAGAAGGTCTGCGTTGTCGACGACAGCACCGACTACGGCCTGGGCCTGGCGACCGTGGTTCGAAACACGCTCGGACCGGTCGCCGACCCGGCGTGCAACATCTCGGTGAAGAAGGGCGACAAGGACTTCTCGGCTGCGGTGACGCAGATCAAGGGCGCCAGCCCCGACTCGGTGTTCTTCAGCGGCTACTACGCCGAGGCCGCGCCGTTTGCCCAGCAGCTCAAAGACGGCGGCTACACCGGGACCTTCGTCAGTGCCGACGGCACCAAGGACCCGGAGTTCGTCAAGCAGGCCGGCGACGCGGCAGAGGGCGCGATCCTGTCGTGCCCGTGCACGCCTGCGCCCGCGGAGTTCGCCGAGGAGTACAAGAAGGCGTTCAACGCCGATCCGGGTACATACAGCGTCGAGGGCTATGACCTCGGCACCGTCATGCTGAAGGGCATCGACTCCGGGAAAACCACCCGGGCCGACCTCCTCGAGTTCGTCCGCACCTACAACGGTCAGGGGATCGGACGTAAGTACCAGTGGGATCCCAACGGCGAACTGACCTCCACCCTCATCTGGATCTTCAAGGTTCAGTAG
- a CDS encoding DUF2339 domain-containing protein — MTEPHRAVIARLSADFAAISAQLARASTDLAELDRLLAPSWPPPPQVPQYVAPVHYSPPYVAPAPPPRPAPPPPPPPPPAARTPRDERWIGKLLAVAGVAVTLIGVVFLLVLAAQAGVLRPEIRVAAGAMLAAGLVVVARWLYARPGGRVGAIALAATGTAAAYMDVIAVTTIYEWVSAPAALVIAAVIGGGGLTLARRWNSEHLGLLVLVPLLVLAPVVVGGITLLLVAFMLALSAASLPVQLGRDWLWLHAARIAAATLPLLTALVGVYFDDGRDRWLAGACGIAALLAIAGALILLPRTANKPVMAVLTGAGVLPVLSVSLAVDRVVAALMAAALAAALLAIVLVGEQLPGVDRSVRRIWAVLSAVSALICVLVAFDGRIAGPVLLATALVVAAAGRPDATARAIAVGFALIGTGFYLSYAPPSALMRATATAAAAGISTLVASVLLAACAAVIVWSFPRRNSAAWAVAAAVAGYAVTTFAVTAGVLVGGTDGGFFAGHMAATICWIGLAAALFGYAARLPRTDRSLPIGGGLALVAAAMAKLFLFDLGTLDGIFRVVVFIVVGLVLLGMGAGYARLLERQDQQQNTPVTADTC; from the coding sequence ATGACCGAACCGCATCGCGCCGTCATAGCGCGGCTGTCCGCTGATTTCGCCGCCATCTCAGCGCAGTTGGCGCGCGCTTCGACCGATCTGGCCGAACTCGACCGGCTGCTGGCACCGTCGTGGCCGCCACCTCCGCAGGTTCCCCAATACGTTGCGCCCGTTCACTATTCACCTCCATACGTGGCACCCGCCCCGCCGCCTCGACCCGCGCCGCCCCCGCCTCCGCCGCCTCCTCCGGCCGCCAGAACGCCGCGGGACGAACGATGGATCGGCAAGCTGCTGGCCGTCGCCGGTGTCGCCGTGACGCTGATCGGAGTGGTGTTCCTGCTGGTGCTGGCCGCGCAGGCGGGCGTGCTGAGGCCGGAGATCCGGGTCGCGGCCGGAGCGATGCTGGCCGCTGGACTGGTGGTCGTCGCGCGGTGGCTGTACGCCCGACCCGGCGGTCGCGTCGGCGCAATCGCGTTGGCCGCGACCGGCACCGCCGCCGCCTACATGGACGTCATCGCGGTGACGACGATCTATGAGTGGGTGTCCGCACCCGCCGCGCTGGTCATCGCCGCGGTGATCGGGGGAGGCGGCCTCACGTTGGCGCGACGCTGGAACTCCGAGCACCTGGGGCTTCTCGTGCTGGTACCGCTGCTGGTGCTGGCGCCGGTGGTGGTCGGCGGCATCACGCTGCTGCTCGTCGCGTTCATGCTCGCGCTGTCGGCGGCGTCGCTGCCCGTACAACTCGGCAGGGACTGGCTCTGGCTGCATGCCGCCCGCATCGCGGCGGCCACACTGCCGTTGCTGACCGCGCTGGTGGGTGTCTATTTCGACGACGGGCGCGATCGGTGGCTGGCCGGTGCGTGCGGCATCGCAGCACTGCTAGCCATCGCCGGCGCGCTCATCCTGCTGCCCCGCACCGCGAACAAGCCGGTGATGGCCGTGCTCACAGGGGCGGGTGTACTGCCCGTGCTGTCGGTCTCGCTGGCCGTCGACCGTGTCGTCGCGGCACTGATGGCGGCCGCACTGGCCGCGGCGCTGCTGGCGATCGTGCTCGTCGGTGAGCAGCTGCCCGGAGTGGACCGCAGCGTGCGCCGGATCTGGGCGGTGCTGTCGGCGGTGTCCGCGCTGATCTGCGTACTGGTGGCGTTCGACGGCCGGATCGCGGGCCCCGTGCTGCTGGCAACGGCGCTCGTGGTGGCGGCGGCAGGTCGCCCCGATGCAACGGCCAGGGCGATCGCCGTGGGCTTCGCGCTGATCGGAACCGGGTTCTATCTGAGCTACGCCCCGCCGTCCGCGCTGATGCGGGCCACCGCAACCGCCGCCGCGGCGGGCATTTCGACGTTGGTCGCCAGCGTTCTGCTGGCCGCGTGCGCGGCCGTGATCGTGTGGTCGTTCCCGCGCCGGAATTCCGCGGCGTGGGCGGTCGCCGCAGCCGTGGCGGGATACGCGGTCACGACGTTCGCGGTGACCGCCGGCGTGTTGGTCGGCGGCACCGACGGAGGGTTCTTCGCGGGCCACATGGCCGCGACGATCTGCTGGATCGGGCTCGCCGCTGCGTTGTTCGGCTACGCCGCCCGGCTGCCGCGCACCGATCGGTCCCTGCCGATCGGCGGGGGGCTCGCGCTGGTCGCCGCCGCGATGGCCAAGCTGTTCCTCTTCGATCTCGGCACCTTGGACGGCATCTTCCGGGTAGTGGTGTTCATCGTGGTCGGCCTAGTGCTGCTGGGCATGGGCGCCGGCTACGCGCGGCTGCTGGAGAGGCAGGACCAGCAGCAGAACACACCCGTGACGGCCGACACATGTTAA